A single Brachybacterium sillae DNA region contains:
- a CDS encoding NAD(P)-binding domain-containing protein: MFCYRRVGPVPAPPFRPRALATRSPTRRRTSMTVAIIGTGNIGRSVAHHLVEGGESVVLANRTRAKAEDLAAQLGSAATEDDPAAQEAERLIV; encoded by the coding sequence ATGTTCTGCTATCGACGCGTCGGGCCGGTTCCGGCCCCTCCGTTCCGACCTCGAGCCCTCGCGACTCGGTCGCCGACCAGAAGGAGAACCTCAATGACTGTCGCCATCATCGGTACCGGGAACATCGGCCGCAGCGTCGCCCACCACCTCGTCGAGGGTGGGGAGTCCGTGGTGCTGGCCAACCGCACCCGCGCCAAGGCCGAGGACCTCGCCGCGCAGCTCGGCTCCGCCGCCACCGAAGACGACCCCGCCGCCCAGGAGGCCGAGCGTCTGATCGTCTGA
- a CDS encoding glycerophosphodiester phosphodiesterase — MSSQATDHPTLPDIVGHRGAALCAPENTLLSLRRAIADGADAVEVDVHLSRDGVVMVLHDETVDRTATDTSPCRTGAVADLTAAELAEVELPEGQRIPTLAQALEVCVREDGSPVPMLVEVKAVAAARAAVRELQRRHGDRVGENAVVISFYAEALRAVREAEPRIPLGYLQDSTDASTASVLRGLHAERLSVDVDHVTAAGAQLAREAGAELHVWTTNTAEQVDRALAAGAASLTTDDPRRIRAMVEARRAR; from the coding sequence ATGAGCTCCCAGGCCACGGACCATCCCACCCTCCCGGACATCGTCGGCCACCGCGGCGCCGCCCTGTGCGCCCCGGAGAACACGCTGCTGTCGCTGCGGCGGGCGATCGCCGACGGTGCCGACGCCGTCGAGGTCGACGTGCACCTCAGCCGCGACGGCGTGGTGATGGTGCTGCACGACGAGACGGTCGATCGCACCGCCACAGACACCTCCCCGTGCCGCACCGGCGCCGTCGCGGACCTCACCGCCGCAGAACTGGCCGAGGTGGAGCTTCCCGAGGGGCAGCGGATCCCGACGCTCGCGCAGGCCCTGGAGGTCTGCGTCCGCGAGGACGGCTCCCCGGTGCCGATGCTGGTCGAGGTGAAGGCCGTCGCGGCAGCCCGCGCGGCGGTGCGGGAGCTGCAGCGCCGCCACGGTGACCGGGTGGGGGAGAACGCGGTGGTGATCAGTTTCTACGCGGAGGCGCTGCGCGCCGTCCGGGAGGCCGAACCGCGCATCCCCCTCGGCTATCTCCAGGACAGCACCGACGCCTCGACCGCCTCGGTGCTGCGGGGCCTGCACGCCGAACGGTTGAGCGTCGACGTGGACCACGTGACCGCGGCCGGCGCACAGCTGGCCCGGGAGGCCGGCGCGGAGCTGCACGTGTGGACCACGAACACCGCCGAGCAGGTGGACCGTGCCCTCGCCGCGGGGGCCGCGTCCCTCACGACCGATGATCCGCGGCGGATCCGGGCGATGGTCGAGGCCCGCCGGGCGCGGTGA
- a CDS encoding FAD/NAD(P)-binding oxidoreductase, with protein MNTLVIIATGTHTDPTEVTGMAEALAAGQAHDFYSLEGSAALAPVLKNLRRGNLVVHISEMPIKCPVAPMEFALLAQDYMRRRGRMFDVDITFVTPLDGAFTKPIASATLANLLAERGIRVVTDFQIAAVDGEAKQIRSYDDRVVDYDVLVTVPPNRGAQVVVDSGLGNDAGFVPVDRHTLRSLADPDIWVIGDATDAPTSKAGSVVHFEADALVPNLLADITGKPLPETFDGHANCFIESGRGQAMLLDFNYEQEPVTGVFPLPAVGPLKLLAPSGLNHLSKLAFEQIYSTMLIPGRTLPFPAHMSRAGKNIPRD; from the coding sequence GTGAACACCCTCGTCATCATCGCCACCGGCACCCACACCGACCCGACCGAGGTGACCGGCATGGCCGAGGCGCTCGCCGCCGGTCAGGCCCACGACTTCTACTCCCTCGAGGGCTCCGCCGCGCTGGCACCGGTGCTGAAGAACCTCCGCCGGGGCAACCTCGTGGTGCACATCAGCGAGATGCCGATCAAGTGCCCGGTGGCGCCGATGGAGTTCGCCCTGTTGGCTCAGGACTACATGCGTCGCCGCGGCCGGATGTTCGACGTCGACATCACCTTCGTGACCCCGCTGGACGGTGCCTTCACCAAGCCCATCGCCTCCGCAACCCTCGCGAACCTGCTCGCGGAGCGCGGGATCCGGGTGGTGACCGACTTCCAGATCGCCGCCGTGGACGGCGAGGCGAAGCAGATCCGCTCCTATGACGACCGCGTCGTCGACTATGACGTGCTGGTGACGGTGCCGCCGAACCGCGGGGCGCAGGTGGTCGTCGACTCCGGTCTGGGCAACGACGCGGGCTTCGTCCCCGTCGACCGCCACACCCTGCGCTCCCTGGCCGACCCGGACATCTGGGTGATCGGTGACGCCACCGACGCTCCCACCTCCAAGGCGGGATCGGTCGTGCACTTCGAGGCCGACGCCCTGGTGCCGAACCTGCTCGCGGACATCACCGGGAAGCCGCTGCCGGAGACCTTCGACGGGCACGCCAACTGCTTCATCGAGTCGGGGCGCGGCCAGGCCATGCTGCTCGACTTCAACTACGAGCAGGAGCCCGTCACCGGGGTGTTCCCGCTGCCGGCCGTCGGCCCCCTGAAGCTGCTCGCACCGTCGGGTCTGAACCACCTCTCGAAGCTCGCTTTCGAGCAGATCTACTCGACGATGCTGATCCCGGGCCGAACGCTGCCGTTCCCGGCGCACATGTCGCGCGCGGGCAAGAACATCCCGCGCGACTGA
- the gdhA gene encoding NADP-specific glutamate dehydrogenase has translation MSTGVTQRVLETALARNPGEPEFHQALREVFESLEVIEGRFPALEEARVLDRIVEPERQIIFRVPWVDDSGTVQVNRGFRVEFNSALGPYKGGLRFHPSVNLGVIKFLGFEQIFKNALTGLPIGGGKGGSDFDPHGKSDAEVMRFCQSFMTELHRHIGEHTDVPAGDIGVGAREIGYLFGQYKRLANRWEAGVLTGKGLTWGGSLVRTEATGYGAAVFADEMLRARGESAGQADDGRGVEGRRAIVSGSGNVAIYAIEKVQQLGGTALTASDSSGYVVDEAGIDVELLKQIKEVERERISEYAERRSGARFVEGGSVWDVPGEIALPSATQNELDADAARTLLGNGLLAVSEGANMPCTPEAVDLFREAGVSFGPGKAANAGGVATSALEMQQNAARDAWTFEQTEERLTQIMRDIHTTCLETADEVGRPGDYVVGANVAGYRKVAEAMLAHGVI, from the coding sequence ATGTCCACCGGAGTCACCCAGCGCGTCCTCGAGACGGCCCTGGCCCGCAACCCCGGCGAGCCCGAGTTCCACCAGGCCCTGCGGGAGGTGTTCGAGTCGCTGGAGGTGATCGAGGGTCGCTTCCCGGCCCTCGAGGAGGCCCGCGTCCTCGACCGTATCGTCGAGCCCGAGCGGCAGATCATCTTCCGGGTGCCGTGGGTCGACGACTCCGGCACCGTGCAGGTGAACCGCGGCTTCCGCGTCGAGTTCAACTCCGCGCTCGGCCCGTACAAGGGCGGCCTGCGGTTCCACCCCAGCGTGAATCTCGGGGTCATTAAGTTCCTCGGGTTTGAGCAGATCTTCAAGAACGCGCTCACCGGGCTGCCGATCGGCGGCGGCAAGGGCGGCTCCGACTTCGACCCCCACGGGAAGTCCGACGCCGAGGTGATGCGCTTCTGCCAGTCGTTCATGACCGAGTTGCACCGCCATATCGGTGAGCACACCGACGTCCCCGCCGGGGACATCGGCGTCGGCGCCCGGGAGATCGGTTACCTGTTCGGCCAGTACAAGCGCCTGGCCAACCGCTGGGAGGCGGGCGTTCTCACCGGGAAGGGCCTCACCTGGGGCGGTTCCCTGGTGCGCACCGAGGCCACCGGCTACGGCGCCGCCGTGTTCGCCGACGAGATGCTGCGCGCCCGTGGCGAGTCCGCCGGTCAGGCTGACGACGGCCGCGGCGTCGAGGGCCGCCGCGCGATCGTCTCCGGCTCCGGCAACGTGGCGATCTACGCCATCGAGAAGGTGCAGCAGCTGGGCGGCACCGCCCTGACGGCCTCCGACTCCAGCGGCTACGTGGTCGACGAGGCCGGGATCGACGTGGAGCTGCTCAAGCAGATCAAGGAGGTCGAGCGCGAGCGGATCAGCGAGTACGCGGAGCGTCGCAGCGGTGCCCGCTTCGTCGAGGGCGGCTCCGTGTGGGACGTGCCCGGGGAGATCGCCCTGCCCAGCGCCACCCAGAACGAACTCGACGCCGACGCCGCCCGCACCCTGCTGGGCAACGGCCTGCTGGCCGTCTCCGAGGGCGCGAACATGCCGTGCACCCCGGAGGCCGTCGACCTGTTCCGCGAGGCCGGGGTGTCCTTCGGCCCCGGCAAGGCCGCGAACGCCGGCGGTGTCGCCACCAGCGCCCTGGAGATGCAGCAGAACGCCGCGCGCGACGCCTGGACCTTCGAGCAGACCGAGGAGCGGCTCACGCAGATCATGCGTGACATCCACACCACCTGCCTGGAGACCGCGGACGAGGTCGGCCGACCGGGTGACTACGTGGTCGGCGCGAACGTCGCCGGGTACCGCAAGGTCGCCGAGGCGATGCTCGCCCACGGAGTGATCTGA
- a CDS encoding VOC family protein yields MTRISSYISFPGNAAEVLTYYRDVFGGTLDMLTYGQANMGDMGEFQPPAEAVAHALLDGGMLRLTGGDDVLGGGASLESGTYSFLIEPETTAVAQDLIDRLTTDGGEVTMPFEKAPWGDHYGQVKDRYGVLWQVNVTEGSAG; encoded by the coding sequence ATGACCCGTATCAGTTCGTACATCAGCTTCCCCGGCAACGCTGCCGAAGTGCTCACCTACTACCGCGACGTCTTCGGTGGGACCCTCGACATGCTCACCTACGGCCAGGCGAACATGGGTGACATGGGCGAGTTCCAGCCGCCCGCCGAGGCGGTGGCGCATGCCCTGCTGGACGGCGGCATGCTGCGCCTGACCGGCGGTGACGACGTGCTGGGCGGGGGCGCCTCCCTGGAGTCCGGCACCTACTCCTTCCTCATCGAACCGGAGACCACGGCGGTGGCGCAGGACCTCATCGACCGCCTGACCACTGACGGCGGTGAGGTCACCATGCCGTTCGAGAAGGCACCGTGGGGTGACCACTACGGGCAGGTGAAGGACAGGTACGGGGTGCTGTGGCAGGTGAACGTCACGGAGGGATCCGCCGGCTGA
- a CDS encoding cysteine hydrolase family protein: MTSTPAPWLLVIDPQRIFADPASDWASPFWAEAEPHIRDLAEAVGPERTILTRWLPTADRSTSWGDYFAAWPFADVPAADPLYALLPGMAELSSRAPVDEPTFGKWHASLREIVGPAPHLIVTGVSTDCCVITTVLAAADAGARVLVPVDACAASTAANGAAAVHTMGLFPPQVEITDTAAVLDRLSRR; the protein is encoded by the coding sequence ATGACCAGCACCCCCGCACCCTGGCTGCTGGTGATCGACCCGCAGCGGATCTTCGCCGACCCGGCATCCGACTGGGCCTCCCCGTTCTGGGCCGAGGCGGAGCCACACATCCGCGACCTCGCGGAGGCCGTCGGCCCGGAGCGGACGATCCTCACCCGTTGGCTGCCGACGGCCGACCGCAGCACCTCGTGGGGCGACTACTTCGCGGCCTGGCCGTTCGCGGACGTGCCCGCGGCCGATCCGCTGTACGCCCTGCTGCCGGGCATGGCGGAGCTGAGCTCCCGCGCCCCGGTCGATGAGCCGACCTTCGGGAAGTGGCATGCGAGTCTGCGGGAGATCGTCGGCCCGGCCCCGCATCTGATCGTCACGGGGGTCTCGACCGACTGCTGCGTGATCACGACGGTGCTGGCGGCCGCCGACGCGGGAGCGCGGGTGCTGGTCCCGGTCGACGCCTGCGCAGCCTCCACCGCCGCCAACGGCGCCGCCGCGGTGCACACGATGGGTCTGTTCCCGCCGCAGGTGGAGATCACTGACACCGCCGCGGTGCTGGACCGCCTCAGTCGGCGCTGA
- a CDS encoding NYN domain-containing protein, with protein sequence MPDTTDPRVAVYLDFDNIVMSWYDRIHGRHAYSRDRQRIAEDITDPEVAERLAAATVDVGAIIDYAASFGALTLTRAYADWSAPVNATYRQQLVGRAVDLVQLFPAAAYGKNGADIRLAVDAVEDMFRIPALTHVVIVAGDSDYVALAQRCRRLGRYVVGMGVTGSTAKSLAAACDEFEPYDQLPGVEVPQDEEPRRGGRGRRGGKGADTRAPEVEETTPTAPEQDTAVEPASEPATASADTAEKQGGSGRGRGRRRATRPAGAPTDLPDPSEDADEEDPREDPQEVAARLLRRALQIGDRGDSEWLHSSAVKSHMRRMDPSFSEKALGFRSFSDFVKAHADIAELEETGHERLIRARD encoded by the coding sequence ATGCCCGACACCACCGATCCCCGCGTCGCCGTTTACCTGGACTTCGACAACATCGTCATGTCCTGGTACGACCGGATCCACGGACGCCACGCCTACAGCCGCGACCGACAGCGCATCGCCGAGGACATCACCGACCCGGAGGTCGCCGAGCGGCTGGCCGCCGCCACCGTGGACGTCGGCGCGATCATCGACTATGCGGCGTCGTTCGGGGCGCTGACTCTCACCCGCGCCTACGCCGACTGGTCCGCGCCGGTGAACGCCACCTATCGCCAGCAGCTGGTGGGCCGCGCTGTCGACCTGGTGCAGCTCTTCCCCGCGGCCGCGTACGGGAAGAACGGCGCGGACATCCGCCTGGCCGTGGACGCCGTGGAGGACATGTTCCGCATCCCGGCGCTGACGCACGTGGTGATCGTCGCCGGGGACTCCGACTATGTGGCGCTCGCCCAGCGCTGCCGCCGCCTCGGCCGCTACGTGGTGGGTATGGGCGTGACCGGGTCGACCGCGAAGTCCCTGGCCGCGGCCTGCGACGAGTTCGAACCGTACGACCAGCTGCCGGGTGTCGAGGTGCCGCAGGACGAGGAGCCCCGCCGCGGCGGCCGGGGCCGGCGCGGCGGGAAGGGCGCCGATACGCGCGCCCCAGAGGTCGAGGAGACCACCCCCACTGCCCCAGAGCAGGACACGGCAGTCGAGCCCGCTTCCGAACCCGCCACGGCATCGGCCGACACTGCGGAGAAGCAGGGTGGATCCGGGCGCGGCCGCGGGCGTCGTCGGGCCACCCGCCCCGCCGGAGCGCCGACGGACCTGCCCGACCCCTCCGAGGACGCCGACGAGGAGGACCCTCGGGAGGACCCGCAGGAGGTCGCCGCCCGGCTGCTCCGGCGGGCGCTGCAGATCGGCGACCGCGGCGACAGCGAGTGGCTGCACAGCTCCGCGGTGAAGAGCCACATGCGCCGCATGGATCCGTCGTTCAGCGAGAAGGCCCTGGGTTTCCGCAGCTTCTCCGATTTCGTGAAGGCCCACGCGGACATCGCCGAGCTGGAGGAGACAGGCCACGAGCGTCTGATCCGCGCGAGGGACTAA
- a CDS encoding O-acetyl-ADP-ribose deacetylase yields the protein MTAAITLHRGDITRETGVDAIVNAANTSLLGGGGVDGAIHRAAGPRLLAETRTLGGCATGDAKISGGYDLPVAHVIHTVGPVFSASRAETCDRLLASAYRRSLEVAHENGLRSLAFPSISTGVYRFPVERAARVAIAEVLEVSARLGDIDEVRWVLFDDATLHAYEQALAEALPGTDDGAGLSAD from the coding sequence ATGACAGCCGCCATCACCCTGCACCGGGGCGACATCACCCGGGAGACCGGCGTGGACGCCATCGTCAACGCCGCCAACACCAGCCTGCTGGGCGGCGGCGGTGTCGACGGGGCGATCCACCGCGCCGCCGGCCCGCGGCTGCTGGCCGAGACCCGCACCCTCGGCGGCTGCGCGACCGGTGACGCGAAGATCTCCGGTGGCTACGACCTGCCGGTCGCGCACGTGATCCACACCGTCGGGCCCGTGTTCAGCGCCTCCCGCGCCGAGACGTGCGACCGCCTGCTGGCCTCCGCCTACCGGCGCAGCCTCGAGGTCGCGCACGAGAACGGGCTGCGCTCACTGGCGTTCCCGTCCATCTCCACCGGCGTGTACCGCTTCCCGGTGGAGCGGGCCGCCCGGGTGGCGATCGCGGAGGTGCTGGAGGTCAGCGCCCGCCTCGGCGATATCGACGAGGTGCGGTGGGTGCTGTTCGACGATGCGACCCTGCACGCCTACGAGCAGGCGCTCGCCGAGGCACTGCCCGGCACGGACGACGGGGCGGGGCTCAGCGCCGACTGA
- a CDS encoding LLM class flavin-dependent oxidoreductase: MRAFGFLSFGHYGAGSGVRGVDARQMLHDAVDIAVGADELGVNGAYVRVHHFATQSASPMPLLSAMAARTRRIEVGTGVIDMRYENPLYLAEEAAALDLLSDGRVALGVSRGSPEAADRGWETFGYLGSQDPRGADLAREKFDLFLRAVRGEKLAPADPQRSLPGTRLRVEPHAPQLIDRIWWGAGTRETAEWAGRLGVNLMSSTLLTEATGEAFADLQREQIDRYRAAYREAGHTGAPRVSVSRSVFPIVTGEDRMMFGLRPGDGADQIGVIDGYRSTFGRTYVGEPDDLVEALRADAAVEAADTLMLTIPSQLGVDLNLRILQNMAEHVAPALGWRPNTDGPVQGDPVQGDPVTGS; this comes from the coding sequence ATGCGTGCCTTCGGTTTCCTCAGCTTCGGTCACTACGGCGCCGGCAGCGGCGTCCGCGGCGTCGATGCCCGCCAGATGCTGCACGACGCGGTGGACATCGCCGTCGGTGCCGACGAGCTCGGTGTGAACGGGGCGTACGTCCGGGTGCACCACTTCGCCACCCAGTCGGCCTCCCCCATGCCACTGCTGTCGGCGATGGCCGCCCGCACCCGCCGCATCGAGGTCGGCACCGGCGTGATCGACATGCGCTACGAGAACCCGCTGTACCTCGCGGAGGAGGCGGCGGCGCTGGATCTGCTCTCTGACGGCAGGGTCGCGCTCGGAGTCTCCCGGGGCAGCCCCGAAGCGGCCGACCGCGGGTGGGAGACCTTCGGCTACCTGGGCTCCCAGGATCCGCGGGGTGCGGACCTCGCCCGTGAGAAGTTCGACCTGTTCCTGCGGGCCGTGCGCGGCGAGAAGCTCGCCCCCGCCGACCCCCAGCGCTCCCTGCCCGGCACCCGTCTGCGGGTCGAGCCCCATGCCCCGCAGCTGATCGACCGCATCTGGTGGGGCGCCGGCACCCGGGAGACCGCCGAATGGGCCGGCCGCCTCGGCGTGAACCTCATGAGCTCCACCCTGCTCACCGAGGCCACCGGGGAAGCCTTCGCGGACCTTCAGCGCGAGCAGATCGACCGCTACCGCGCCGCCTATCGGGAGGCCGGGCACACCGGGGCGCCGCGTGTGAGCGTCTCCCGCAGCGTGTTCCCGATCGTCACCGGGGAGGACCGGATGATGTTCGGCCTGCGCCCCGGGGACGGGGCCGACCAGATCGGCGTGATCGACGGATACCGTTCCACCTTCGGCCGCACCTACGTGGGAGAACCGGACGACCTGGTGGAGGCCCTGCGCGCCGACGCCGCGGTCGAGGCCGCGGACACGCTCATGCTGACGATCCCCTCGCAGCTCGGCGTCGACCTCAACCTGCGGATCCTGCAGAACATGGCCGAGCATGTGGCTCCGGCTCTGGGCTGGCGGCCCAACACCGACGGCCCCGTGCAGGGCGATCCTGTGCAGGGGGATCCCGTGACGGGTTCCTGA
- a CDS encoding purine-cytosine permease family protein — METTGIEIIDESQRTAKPSDLFWPWFAANVSVFGMTYGSYLLGFGISFWQATIVSIIGVIISFALCGLVAIAGKRGSAPTMVLSRAAFGVHGQKVPGIISWLTSIGWETSLAITAVLATATMLRTLGVAGESSNGGVVTVIAAILVAALIVAASVLGYHTIIRLQSILTWATGAMTTVFMLLTIPHIDLSAVLSRPAGSPQQMIGALVMVMTGFGLGWINIAADWSRYQKRSTSDGAIVAWNTLGGSLAPVVLVIFGLLLASSDEELSGAIGSDPIGALMTLLPLWAVIPFWIVAVLTLVSGAVLGIYSSGLTLLSLGIRIPRPAAAAIDGVILTIGTIWVAFFATSFIGPFQSFLITLGVPIASWAGILIADILTRRRDYDEAALFDARGRYGAFDGISLATFVVASILGWGLVVNSFADDAPWNNWQGYLLEPLGLGTFVEDPAGSYWDGNWAYANLGVLLALVLSFLVTLVARRGRIRRQEELPAEGR; from the coding sequence GTGGAGACCACTGGCATCGAGATCATCGACGAGTCGCAGCGCACCGCGAAACCCTCTGACCTGTTCTGGCCGTGGTTCGCCGCGAACGTGTCGGTGTTCGGTATGACCTACGGCAGCTACCTGCTGGGCTTCGGCATCTCGTTCTGGCAGGCCACGATCGTGTCGATCATCGGCGTGATCATCAGCTTCGCGCTGTGCGGCCTGGTGGCGATCGCCGGCAAGCGCGGCAGTGCCCCGACGATGGTGCTCTCCCGCGCCGCCTTCGGGGTGCACGGGCAGAAGGTGCCGGGCATCATCTCCTGGCTCACCTCCATCGGCTGGGAGACCAGCCTCGCGATCACCGCGGTGCTGGCCACCGCCACGATGCTGCGCACCCTCGGGGTGGCGGGTGAATCCTCCAACGGCGGCGTGGTGACCGTCATCGCCGCGATCCTGGTGGCGGCCCTGATCGTCGCGGCCAGTGTGCTCGGCTACCACACGATCATCCGTCTGCAGTCGATCCTCACCTGGGCCACCGGCGCCATGACCACCGTGTTCATGCTGCTGACGATCCCGCACATCGACCTGTCCGCGGTGCTGTCCCGACCCGCCGGGTCCCCCCAGCAGATGATCGGCGCCCTGGTGATGGTGATGACTGGGTTCGGCCTGGGCTGGATCAACATCGCCGCCGACTGGTCGCGCTACCAGAAGCGCTCCACCTCCGACGGCGCCATCGTCGCCTGGAACACCCTCGGTGGGTCCCTCGCCCCGGTGGTGCTGGTGATCTTCGGTCTGCTGCTGGCCAGCTCCGACGAGGAGCTGTCGGGCGCGATCGGCTCCGACCCCATCGGCGCGCTCATGACCCTGTTGCCGCTGTGGGCGGTGATCCCCTTCTGGATCGTGGCGGTGCTGACGCTGGTCTCCGGCGCGGTGCTCGGCATCTACTCCTCGGGGCTGACGCTGCTGTCGCTGGGCATCCGCATCCCGCGCCCGGCCGCCGCCGCGATCGACGGCGTGATCCTCACCATCGGCACCATCTGGGTGGCGTTCTTCGCGACCAGCTTCATCGGCCCGTTCCAGAGCTTCCTCATCACCCTGGGTGTGCCGATCGCCAGCTGGGCGGGCATCCTCATCGCCGACATCCTCACCCGCCGTCGTGACTACGACGAGGCCGCACTGTTCGATGCCCGTGGTCGCTACGGCGCGTTCGACGGCATCTCCCTGGCGACCTTCGTGGTGGCCTCGATCCTGGGCTGGGGCCTGGTGGTGAACTCCTTCGCCGACGACGCCCCGTGGAACAACTGGCAGGGCTACCTGCTGGAGCCGCTGGGCCTGGGCACCTTCGTGGAGGACCCGGCCGGCTCGTACTGGGACGGCAACTGGGCGTACGCGAACCTGGGGGTGCTGCTGGCGCTGGTGCTGAGTTTCCTCGTGACGCTGGTGGCGCGGCGTGGTCGCATCCGCCGACAGGAGGAGCTGCCCGCGGAGGGGCGATGA
- a CDS encoding sulfite exporter TauE/SafE family protein: MDLALLAIGVGLGIGVVVGALGAGGGILAVPVLVYLLGMRPADAAASSLVIMGITALVSLRHHGRAGNVAWRDGVVFGLVSVLGAVAGSRVSVLVPPRVLMGLFGALLLVVAVTMLRKGLATRRTERRLAEAETARTDPGEGADDAAGDEASADAPTVTGSVAAAPHHGPSVLGVAGAATFTGLITGFFGVGGGFVVVPMLVLALGLAMRRASGTSLLVMVIVSATSLLARIGTDVHLDWPTTLLFAASSSVGGLIGGPVSARMRPSTLTLVFSGLLAVVAAVTLLSTLLR; the protein is encoded by the coding sequence ATGGACCTCGCACTGCTCGCGATCGGGGTGGGCCTCGGCATCGGCGTGGTGGTCGGAGCGCTGGGCGCCGGCGGCGGCATCCTCGCCGTCCCGGTGCTGGTGTACCTGCTGGGCATGCGGCCCGCCGACGCCGCCGCCAGCAGCCTGGTCATCATGGGCATCACCGCGCTCGTCAGCTTGCGCCACCACGGGCGGGCCGGGAACGTCGCCTGGCGTGACGGCGTCGTGTTCGGGCTGGTGTCGGTGCTGGGCGCCGTGGCGGGAAGCCGGGTCTCGGTGCTGGTACCGCCGCGTGTGCTCATGGGCCTGTTCGGCGCCCTGCTGCTCGTCGTCGCCGTCACGATGCTGCGCAAGGGCCTCGCCACACGCCGCACGGAGCGGCGCCTGGCCGAGGCCGAGACCGCCCGGACCGACCCCGGGGAGGGGGCCGATGACGCCGCGGGTGATGAGGCGAGCGCCGACGCTCCTACCGTCACAGGATCCGTGGCCGCCGCGCCGCACCACGGTCCCAGCGTTCTCGGCGTCGCCGGGGCCGCAACCTTCACGGGCCTGATCACCGGGTTCTTCGGCGTCGGCGGCGGCTTCGTGGTGGTGCCCATGCTGGTGCTGGCCCTGGGCCTGGCCATGCGCCGCGCCTCCGGCACCTCGCTGCTGGTGATGGTGATCGTCAGCGCCACCAGTCTGCTCGCCCGGATCGGCACCGATGTGCATCTGGATTGGCCGACGACGCTGCTGTTCGCCGCGTCCTCGAGTGTCGGCGGGCTGATCGGCGGGCCGGTGTCGGCGCGGATGCGCCCCTCCACCCTCACCCTGGTGTTCTCCGGGTTGTTGGCGGTGGTGGCCGCGGTGACCCTCCTCAGCACCCTGCTGCGCTGA
- a CDS encoding phosphotransferase family protein, with translation MTAPSSETPCSAAPSRHPSPDAPPPTSPAMGERILATWAEGSLLCAPPDDPRAEVRLLGVGESSAAWELRPREQQTLIVRVPRDPAAPAAPRSAEAAALTQLRHVGDIVPVAVAVHDDPATSPLGVPVLVTTAQPGRILPPARWTPEHLRAHARTLARLHTVAMPGRGTLRLGPDPLADVTPGPLPLLPEARAALEGQCRRAPEVITREGLAPLVDAALAVVERVDELAGPCAEFVVAHGDLCATNVVWESDAEAGALGARPRFIDLEWARADDPARDLEILAGPIHVDPWYLPGDKQTWRLLVEEYVRAGAQARGAQTPHPSDLAERCEELLLRMRGWEAYERTSMLLHVATRASSDPMHARLLPTLREAVTARLALHPADRSH, from the coding sequence ATGACAGCGCCGTCGAGCGAGACACCGTGCAGCGCCGCGCCGTCCCGCCACCCCTCCCCCGACGCACCCCCGCCCACCTCCCCCGCGATGGGCGAGCGCATCCTCGCGACCTGGGCCGAGGGCAGCCTGCTGTGCGCTCCCCCCGATGACCCTCGTGCCGAGGTGCGCCTGCTGGGGGTCGGGGAGAGTTCCGCCGCGTGGGAGCTGCGCCCCCGGGAGCAGCAGACCCTCATCGTCCGCGTGCCCCGCGACCCGGCCGCTCCGGCCGCCCCCCGCAGCGCGGAGGCCGCCGCCCTCACCCAGTTGCGCCATGTGGGCGACATCGTGCCCGTCGCCGTCGCCGTCCACGACGATCCGGCCACCTCCCCGCTCGGAGTCCCGGTCCTCGTCACCACCGCCCAGCCGGGTCGCATCCTCCCTCCCGCCCGGTGGACCCCCGAGCATCTGCGCGCCCACGCTCGCACGCTGGCGCGACTGCACACCGTGGCCATGCCCGGCCGCGGGACCCTGCGCCTGGGCCCCGACCCGCTGGCCGACGTCACCCCCGGCCCGTTGCCGCTGCTGCCGGAGGCCCGCGCGGCCCTCGAGGGCCAGTGCCGTCGTGCCCCGGAGGTCATCACCCGGGAGGGCCTCGCGCCTCTGGTCGATGCCGCCCTGGCGGTCGTCGAGCGGGTGGACGAGCTGGCGGGACCCTGTGCGGAGTTCGTCGTCGCCCACGGGGACCTGTGCGCCACGAACGTGGTGTGGGAGTCCGACGCGGAGGCGGGGGCGCTCGGCGCCCGGCCGAGGTTCATCGACCTGGAGTGGGCCCGCGCGGATGATCCCGCCCGTGACCTGGAGATCCTTGCGGGCCCGATCCATGTGGACCCCTGGTACCTGCCCGGGGATAAGCAGACCTGGCGCTTGCTGGTGGAGGAGTACGTGCGGGCGGGGGCGCAGGCCCGGGGCGCGCAGACACCACACCCGAGCGACCTCGCGGAGCGCTGCGAGGAGCTGCTGCTGCGGATGCGTGGATGGGAGGCGTATGAACGCACGAGCATGCTGCTGCACGTGGCCACCCGCGCGTCGTCGGACCCGATGCACGCCCGCCTGCTGCCGACCCTGCGCGAGGCGGTGACCGCCCGTCTGGCGCTGCACCCGGCCGACCGGTCACACTGA